The Candidatus Nanopelagicales bacterium DNA window CGTCGCCTACGCCAACGACCAGCGGGCTGTTGCGTCGGGCGCCGACCACCTGGTCTGGAAAGTCGGCGTGAATCACGACGAGTGTGAACGCGCCAGTCAGTCGCTGGCACACCTTGCGCACCGCGTCAGCCAAGTCATCGGGGTTGCGCGCCATCTCCTGCGCGACGAGGTGGGCAACCACTTCCGAATCGGTCTCGCTGAGCAGTTGCACCCCGCCTGTGCGCAGCTCATCACCAAGTTCAGCGAAGTTCTCGATGATGCCGTTGTGGATGATCGCGGTGCGGCCGTCTGCGCTGATGTGAGGGTGGGCGTTCGCGTCGCTGGGCGCACCGTGCGTGGCCCAACGTGTGTGACCGATCCCCGTGTGGCTGGCGGGGAGTGGGTCTTCAACGAGCAACTGCTCCAGATTCGCCAGCTTGCCAGCGCGCTTTCGTGAATCCAACTGGCCATCGGCGATCACCGCGATTCCAGCGGAGTCGTAGCCCCGGTACTCAAGTCGACGCAAACCCTCAACCACTACGTCGAGCGCTTGCCGCTGCCCGACGTAACCCACGATTCCGCACATGAGCGACAGCCTATTGGTTCAGTCTGCACGCAGTACCCCCTCGCGCCCCTCAAACAGCGCTGTCTAGGGGGATGGTTCTACGAACCACTTCGGCCAGGCGCGCCGCCACCGTATCCGCGATGTCCTGCGTGGGTGCCTCCACCATGACCCGGACCAACGGTTCGGTGCCCGACGGGCGCAACAAGACCCGGCCGGTATCGCCGAGCAGTTCCGACTCCTGGGCAACCGCTTGTCGGAGCTCGTCGTTCGTCGTGACCGCGTCGCGATCGACCCCATCGACATTGATAAGGACCTGTGGCAGCTGATGAACAACGGATGCGAGTTCGGCCAACGACTTGCCGGTCGCCTTCATCCGAGCACCGAGCATCAATCCCGTGAGGACTCCATCGCCGGTGGTCGCGTACGCCGACATCACCACGTGTCCGCTCTGTTCGCCCCCGAGAGTGAAGCCACCACCGCGCATCCGTTCGAGGACATAGCGGTCACCCACGGCTGTCTCTTCGACGGTGATGTCTGCTTCCCGCATCGCAATCTTGAAACCCAAATTAGCCATGACCGTGCTGACTACCGTGTCCCGGTGCAACGTGCCAGCTTCGCTCATAGCCAGGGCAATGATGGCCAGGATCTGGTCGCCGTCAACCAACGCGCCTGAGGCATCAACGGCGAGGCATCGGTCCGCGTCACCGTCGTGGCCGAGACCCAGATCGGCCCCGGCGGATACGACCTCCGCCACGAGGTCGCCCATATGGGTTGATCCGCACTTCTCATTGATGTTGAGGCCGTCGGGTGCCGAGTGGATCTCGATGACCTCGGCACCTGCGCGCCGGTACGCGTCTGGCGCGGCGAGGGAGGCCGCGCCATTCGCACAGTCGACCACCAACTTCAGGCCGTCCAAGCGGTTGGGTAGCGCCGACATGAGGTGCTCGACGTAGCGTTCGGTCGGCCCCGGGAAGTCACGGATTCGACCAACGTCGGCGCCCACCGGCGGTTCCCAGGGCTGATCGAGGGCCGCTTCGATC harbors:
- a CDS encoding phosphoglucosamine mutase, with protein sequence MAKYFGTDGVRGVANRDIGAPLALDLAAAAARVLRSEQDNRIWGRPTAVVGRDPRASGEFLDAAVCAGLASAGIDVLRVGVLPTPAVAYLTGELHADFGVMLSASHNAMPDNGIKFFAAGGHKLADEVEEQIEAALDQPWEPPVGADVGRIRDFPGPTERYVEHLMSALPNRLDGLKLVVDCANGAASLAAPDAYRRAGAEVIEIHSAPDGLNINEKCGSTHMGDLVAEVVSAGADLGLGHDGDADRCLAVDASGALVDGDQILAIIALAMSEAGTLHRDTVVSTVMANLGFKIAMREADITVEETAVGDRYVLERMRGGGFTLGGEQSGHVVMSAYATTGDGVLTGLMLGARMKATGKSLAELASVVHQLPQVLINVDGVDRDAVTTNDELRQAVAQESELLGDTGRVLLRPSGTEPLVRVMVEAPTQDIADTVAARLAEVVRRTIPLDSAV
- the glmS gene encoding glutamine--fructose-6-phosphate transaminase (isomerizing), yielding MCGIVGYVGQRQALDVVVEGLRRLEYRGYDSAGIAVIADGQLDSRKRAGKLANLEQLLVEDPLPASHTGIGHTRWATHGAPSDANAHPHISADGRTAIIHNGIIENFAELGDELRTGGVQLLSETDSEVVAHLVAQEMARNPDDLADAVRKVCQRLTGAFTLVVIHADFPDQVVGARRNSPLVVGVGDGENFLASDVSAFIAHTKEAIELGQDQVVLLTADEVVVTDFDGAPAQVTPFTVTWDASAAEKGGYDLFMLKEIAEQPKAVSDTLLGRIGDDGQLRLDAMDLSDRDLRELTNIVIIACGTAYHSGMIAKYAIEHWTRIHCEVELASEFRYRDPILDPRTL